ATGGTCTGGCCCTGCGCGGCGCCCAGCCCCGGGCCGCGGTTGACGGTCTGGCGGACGCGCAGGAAGCGCCCGCGCTGGTTCTCCTTCAGATCCATGTAGTACTTGCGGTTCTCCCGCACCAGGAACTCGCTCTTGAGCGCCCGGCGCGGCTCGTCGGCCGCCTGCGCCAGCTCGGGGGGCTGGCTGGGCCCCAGCTGCGCGTAGTGCTCGATGAAGTCGCCCAGGTAGTCGCGGAACTCCACCGCCACCGACATGGAGAGCGTCAGGCGGCTCTTGTTGCCGCCGGCGCCCACCTCGGCGATCTTCAGGAAGCGGCCCTTGGCGTTCTGCTTCACGTCCAGGTAGAAGCGCTTGTTCTGGATGTCCACCCGCTTGGAGGCCAGCTCC
The genomic region above belongs to Meleagris gallopavo isolate NT-WF06-2002-E0010 breed Aviagen turkey brand Nicholas breeding stock unplaced genomic scaffold, Turkey_5.1 ChrUn_random_7180001881183, whole genome shotgun sequence and contains:
- the LOC104916294 gene encoding transcriptional activator protein Pur-alpha: MSVAVEFRDYLGDFIEHYAQLGPSQPPELAQAADEPRRALKSEFLVRENRKYYMDLKENQRGRFLRVRQTVNRGPGLGAAQGQ